Proteins from a genomic interval of Amycolatopsis sp. cg13:
- a CDS encoding serine/threonine-protein kinase: MLSSGQLLAERYKLTNRIAVGGMGEVWQASDTRLDRIVAVKVLKAELSGDAEFLHRFRTEARMTASLNHAGIAAVHDYGETVNEDLSIAYLVMEYVEGDPLAGILAKHGRLTADYTLDLLEQAGTALQAAHEQGLVHRDVKPGNILVTPAGKVKITDFGVAKAANAAPVTRSGMVMGTAHYIAPEQALGQDAEPASDVYSLAVCGYECLAGHRPFLSENAVTVAMMHIRDVPPPLPPDVPPGARAVIEATLVKDPRQRYASGGEFAGAVAAVRAGRPLPTPLGLVNAAYAAGQPPVPPVPPAVPQAGTGAPIGPSSNPAFRPLSAPPGPPVQPVPPPKRNQWGWWVLLAVVVVVVLVAVAFLIARVVSAGNGGPPRSVDSGSGPTSATPAGTSEAQGLQGMMTTPWTEWNGTKR; the protein is encoded by the coding sequence ATGCTGTCCTCGGGTCAGCTGCTGGCCGAGCGCTACAAGCTGACGAACCGGATCGCCGTCGGCGGGATGGGCGAGGTCTGGCAGGCGAGCGACACCCGGCTCGACCGGATCGTCGCGGTGAAGGTGCTGAAGGCCGAACTGTCCGGCGACGCCGAATTCCTGCACCGGTTCCGTACCGAAGCGCGGATGACCGCGTCGCTCAACCACGCCGGAATCGCCGCGGTGCACGACTACGGCGAGACGGTCAACGAGGATTTGTCCATCGCGTACCTCGTGATGGAGTACGTGGAGGGCGATCCGCTGGCGGGCATCCTCGCCAAGCACGGGCGGCTCACCGCGGACTACACGCTCGATCTGCTTGAGCAGGCGGGCACCGCGCTGCAGGCCGCGCACGAGCAGGGTTTGGTGCACCGCGACGTGAAGCCGGGCAACATCCTGGTCACCCCCGCGGGCAAGGTGAAGATCACCGACTTCGGCGTGGCCAAGGCCGCCAACGCCGCCCCGGTCACCCGTTCCGGCATGGTCATGGGCACGGCGCACTACATCGCGCCGGAGCAGGCGCTCGGCCAGGACGCGGAACCGGCCAGCGACGTCTATTCGCTCGCCGTGTGCGGGTACGAATGCCTCGCCGGGCACCGGCCGTTCCTGTCCGAGAACGCGGTGACGGTCGCGATGATGCACATCCGCGACGTCCCGCCGCCGCTGCCGCCGGACGTCCCGCCGGGTGCGCGCGCGGTCATCGAGGCGACGCTCGTGAAGGACCCCCGGCAGCGGTACGCGAGCGGCGGCGAGTTCGCCGGCGCGGTCGCCGCGGTCCGGGCCGGCCGCCCGCTGCCCACCCCGCTCGGCCTGGTGAACGCCGCCTACGCGGCGGGGCAACCACCAGTGCCGCCGGTTCCGCCCGCAGTGCCGCAGGCGGGTACCGGCGCGCCGATCGGGCCTAGCTCCAATCCGGCGTTCCGGCCGCTGTCGGCTCCGCCGGGTCCGCCGGTACAGCCGGTTCCGCCGCCGAAGCGGAACCAATGGGGCTGGTGGGTGCTGCTCGCGGTGGTCGTCGTCGTGGTCCTGGTGGCCGTGGCGTTCCTGATCGCGAGAGTGGTGTCGGCCGGCAACGGCGGACCGCCGCGAAGCGTGGACAGCGGGAGCGGACCGACCTCAGCCACCCCGGCCGGAACGAGCGAGGCCCAGGGCCTGCAAGGCATGATGACCACACCTTGGACGGAATGGAACGGCACGAAGCGATGA